The following proteins are encoded in a genomic region of Alphaproteobacteria bacterium:
- a CDS encoding AI-2E family transporter, with translation MTTILQTLRLREKLAMWLVIAVLLGLFVFLIKGILLPFVVAAIIAYFLDPAADRLELWGVSRSLATFILCFSFFLIVVTLVALLMPIFSDQFLAFIHKMPEYSMYIETRWMPKVYDVIEHLDPGAVEKGKEILGDASSSILRYVAQMMGDLWNSGLAVVNVLSLLFITPVVAFYLLKDWDKFIEHINHLLPLEYAETIRQQCKEIDKTISAYIRGQTNVCLFLAVFYGIGLTAVGLQFGLFIGMATGILTFIPYVGLLFGFVVGMIVGGFQFWGDWTHLGMVVAVFAVGQIVEGNIVTPRLVGKKVGLHPLWIVFGLLSGGAIFGFIGILIAVPVTAVIGVLIRFSVDRYRHSVLYLGKRVVVCEETMESF, from the coding sequence ATGACAACCATTCTTCAAACCTTACGGCTGCGCGAAAAATTGGCAATGTGGTTGGTTATTGCAGTCTTGCTGGGTTTATTTGTTTTTTTAATCAAAGGGATTTTATTGCCCTTTGTTGTGGCCGCTATTATTGCTTATTTTCTTGATCCGGCAGCGGATAGGTTAGAATTATGGGGCGTGTCTCGATCATTGGCTACCTTTATTCTCTGTTTTAGTTTTTTCCTGATTGTGGTGACTTTGGTGGCATTGTTAATGCCCATTTTTTCTGATCAGTTTTTGGCCTTTATCCATAAAATGCCAGAATATTCGATGTATATTGAAACCAGATGGATGCCCAAAGTTTATGATGTGATTGAGCATTTAGATCCAGGTGCTGTAGAAAAAGGAAAAGAAATTCTCGGTGATGCTTCATCCAGTATCTTGCGTTATGTGGCTCAAATGATGGGCGATTTGTGGAATTCTGGTCTAGCTGTTGTGAACGTGTTATCGCTTTTATTCATCACGCCAGTGGTTGCGTTTTACCTGTTAAAAGACTGGGATAAGTTTATCGAACATATCAATCATTTACTGCCGCTTGAATATGCGGAAACCATTCGCCAGCAATGCAAAGAAATCGATAAGACCATTTCAGCCTATATTCGGGGGCAAACCAATGTGTGCCTTTTTCTGGCCGTATTTTATGGCATCGGCCTTACAGCGGTAGGCTTGCAGTTTGGTTTATTTATTGGAATGGCAACGGGGATACTGACGTTTATTCCTTATGTAGGATTATTATTTGGTTTTGTGGTTGGGATGATTGTCGGTGGTTTCCAGTTTTGGGGGGATTGGACGCATTTAGGTATGGTGGTTGCCGTGTTTGCCGTTGGGCAAATAGTGGAGGGCAATATTGTCACTCCACGACTGGTGGGTAAAAAAGTAGGGCTTCATCCGCTGTGGATTGTGTTTGGGTTACTGTCTGGTGGAGCTATCTTTGGATTTATTGGTATATTGATTGCGGTGCCGGTAACGGCTGTGATCGGCGTATTGATTCGGTTTTCTGTCGATCGTTATCGTCACAGTGTGCTGTATTTAGGAAAGCGCGTGGTGGTCTGTGAAGAAACCATGGAGTCTTTTTAA
- a CDS encoding DUF2125 domain-containing protein, whose protein sequence is MTKKKKCVRKYVGIGVAVLGIAALAGYSVFWYQKAVDVRKNTEQMLAQILLPSGKGGQKQPLITYGNVSLRGYPFYVTLVFDKPVIHLPTLGYEINSEFSEVRSSTSIFKPKSFSLEFSKEANVAYVKTNADGKKETVLELVKLFEDKPQVSVVWGKNYPQDILFQDKGNSIQVKGHEGVIFTQGPTNLHLTASDEKDNQINLALAVNSGPTYINTAMKEEMVPALLRSYFHTLSKTGPNTLEVDVKSTLPAEFSKVKGIPLITIDVNKIALESANLNLNINGSVRTVANELFPVGQFNINVKNFPLLIEIAGDNLAMVRTFAGENKDANGQIQPVTVNAEELAKYDLLARRLVSTDGQPISGVDLSLEIKREPMKQTVINGKTIPQTITIFEEVFGKTTPETPQSTPATTTTAPPAKDSSAKPGEKPKAAAPVQVQPKKPEEQSKPQAQVSKTPAPAASASVPLTMTPASSAVPNSVAIAIEPKEGAI, encoded by the coding sequence ATGACCAAGAAAAAAAAATGCGTTCGGAAATATGTTGGGATTGGGGTAGCTGTACTTGGGATCGCGGCTTTAGCGGGTTATTCGGTGTTTTGGTACCAAAAAGCAGTTGATGTCCGTAAAAATACAGAACAGATGTTGGCACAGATTTTATTGCCAAGTGGCAAAGGTGGACAAAAGCAGCCCTTGATTACGTATGGCAACGTGTCTTTAAGAGGTTACCCTTTTTATGTCACGCTTGTTTTTGATAAGCCGGTCATTCATCTGCCGACGTTAGGATACGAAATCAATTCGGAATTTTCTGAAGTAAGATCGAGTACATCAATTTTCAAGCCCAAATCATTCAGCCTTGAATTCTCCAAAGAGGCCAATGTTGCCTATGTGAAAACAAATGCTGATGGGAAAAAGGAAACGGTACTTGAGCTTGTTAAGCTATTTGAAGATAAACCACAAGTAAGCGTGGTGTGGGGCAAAAACTATCCTCAGGATATCTTATTTCAGGATAAAGGAAATTCAATCCAGGTTAAAGGTCATGAGGGTGTTATCTTTACTCAAGGACCAACAAATTTACATTTAACTGCATCCGATGAAAAAGATAATCAGATTAATCTGGCATTGGCTGTAAATTCTGGTCCTACCTATATCAATACGGCGATGAAAGAAGAAATGGTGCCCGCCTTATTGAGATCGTATTTCCATACCCTTTCTAAAACAGGACCTAATACGCTGGAAGTTGATGTTAAATCGACTCTTCCTGCCGAATTTAGTAAAGTGAAAGGGATTCCGCTGATTACCATTGATGTGAATAAAATAGCCCTGGAATCGGCAAACTTAAATTTAAATATCAATGGAAGTGTGCGTACGGTTGCTAATGAATTATTTCCTGTTGGACAATTTAATATCAACGTTAAAAACTTTCCTTTGTTGATTGAAATTGCTGGAGATAATCTGGCGATGGTTCGTACATTTGCAGGTGAAAATAAAGATGCTAATGGTCAGATACAACCAGTGACGGTTAACGCCGAAGAGCTGGCGAAATATGATTTGCTAGCACGCCGCCTGGTGAGTACCGATGGTCAGCCCATTTCTGGCGTGGATTTATCACTTGAAATCAAACGCGAGCCGATGAAGCAAACGGTGATTAATGGCAAAACTATTCCACAGACCATCACTATTTTTGAAGAAGTATTTGGTAAGACAACGCCTGAGACACCTCAATCTACTCCTGCGACAACAACAACTGCGCCTCCTGCGAAGGATTCATCGGCTAAACCTGGTGAAAAACCAAAAGCAGCTGCCCCGGTTCAGGTACAGCCCAAAAAGCCTGAAGAGCAATCTAAGCCTCAGGCACAAGTGTCTAAAACTCCGGCTCCAGCAGCTTCAGCATCGGTTCCGTTGACTATGACACCTGCATCTTCGGCCGTTCCCAATAGTGTCGCTATTGCTATTGAGCCCAAGGAAGGAGCTATCTAA
- a CDS encoding ferredoxin family 2Fe-2S iron-sulfur cluster binding protein, which yields MPRITFVLKDGIEKTIDAPVGLSVLEVAHQHHIDLEGACEGSLACSTCHVVVDEKWYDKLDTASDEEEDMLDLAFGLTHTSRLGCQIRLTDALDGMKVFLPSATRNMMVGNKEE from the coding sequence ATGCCCAGAATTACCTTTGTCCTTAAAGACGGAATAGAAAAAACCATTGATGCTCCAGTTGGGCTCTCTGTTTTAGAAGTAGCACATCAACACCATATCGATTTGGAAGGTGCGTGTGAAGGCTCGCTGGCATGCTCTACTTGCCACGTTGTGGTTGATGAAAAATGGTATGATAAATTAGATACCGCATCAGACGAAGAAGAAGATATGCTTGACCTCGCGTTTGGGTTGACTCATACTTCTAGACTAGGGTGTCAAATTCGTTTGACTGATGCACTTGATGGAATGAAAGTTTTCTTACCCTCGGCGACACGCAATATGATGGTGGGAAACAAAGAGGAATAA
- a CDS encoding ankyrin repeat domain-containing protein, which yields MPLLIEIIYSNPSRNTDAVKPLDAVKEELNNRTYNLNQFVTHDNLSAPYFIHCVKSGNVDLVRYFLEKLKAQELTFNKEIVLRHKDLDDTIQYWSALDFAKEANNQPLETLLLQYNVRSGGNIIQDTHDPITTLCVQRSISKLNVLYPEYINNSQVLFGNFKLWVKDYAPDIADMVEAYSDPEHLNQEFLVHYQMKLHEGLALILSLVYDPMYRSACDIELINALENAEQPAETYRHQIIHSRLELLAAGIREKRGYCASGQFNNFFASLNIKCSPLIFIASSKDQLEEPLREGVKRALINQFWLCSYEQQLQILDYVYKSIEGEQSEVGAQNLYETMTTKAIASFSREMETYCTPDMQAYLVLGKDNIAPEDNVKQRWQEYCCKLADPRHSKTPFMPLSDILDNFIGRLTPLMDLHQVLYTSLEGVTDINTHFERLCNEAILRIQEGISKGMFLQSKEAAILIEFFNKLNESDRHSILKNVILNSQKHATIGYDPKTGTSWIKTQPLMLALHLHCLEKPESALLQTLSDSSPEYWHMAADAMALEISKYHSFKTLEQLAGDSQNAFIVALLSDNQFTLQEPLIKLLIKYLIDKNQCVLLSNTIQSIKNANNEKTSHIIDFIVHQGLTLTIQQNKIDIMDVLITHDIPLDVPSNLSNSTPLIAAIQSKNIGMIRCLVNSKKEIGVNALIGGFTPIFFAVSTDNRDVVNLVIQANADVNYQLSEDGYSPLIVACINSCFNAVEILLEHRDLAVNAKAKLGYTALHYAAFFNRCNIIDMLVAAGADAQIQNVAGKTPLCLAQMRGHYEAAVYLAVVAEDIKAINLCRNRPINFNINRRLEGCGMTPLIVACKYNRNKIARKLIKLGCDLDEKDSWGNTAVHYAAMNNRNSVLQRLANAGANMATKNGQDTTPSGLALSYGHYEAAAYLAVFENNAHLIKEYNILKETGLLDINLNKILESYGMTPLMVACMHSCDNAAQTLIELGYDLEERDSVGDRAVHYAARYSKNPAIMGSLIYKGAQLADIDSEGFTPLMRAVIAQHAGVVNCLINAKNLNKDIGLDLRDFEGNTAVNWAVLQNNYDIINSLVNAGANLSIINGSRESPLMRAIKYGRPKVAMLILGQKGDIGINLQDSGGYTAMDYAIKIEDFDLCEQLLAKGARLNTCTSIGNKTPLIRALKKGNDRIAQLLLESKNDDLAIGQYDVRGNRAIDYVKPGSYLEQLLLSKSNVADRGRGG from the coding sequence ATGCCATTACTTATTGAGATCATTTACAGTAATCCATCTCGTAACACAGATGCAGTGAAGCCATTGGATGCGGTCAAAGAAGAGCTGAACAATAGGACGTATAACCTCAATCAATTCGTGACGCATGACAACCTATCTGCCCCGTATTTCATCCATTGTGTTAAAAGCGGCAACGTTGATCTGGTTCGGTATTTCCTTGAAAAGCTAAAAGCGCAGGAACTTACGTTTAATAAAGAAATTGTTTTGCGACATAAAGACTTGGATGACACGATTCAGTACTGGTCTGCACTTGATTTCGCAAAGGAGGCAAATAACCAACCGCTTGAAACATTACTTCTTCAGTATAACGTTAGGAGCGGAGGAAATATTATTCAAGACACCCATGATCCCATAACGACATTATGTGTTCAACGATCGATTTCAAAACTCAATGTGCTATACCCTGAATATATTAATAATAGCCAGGTTCTATTTGGTAATTTTAAACTATGGGTAAAAGATTACGCACCAGATATTGCTGACATGGTCGAAGCATATAGTGATCCTGAGCATTTAAATCAGGAATTCCTCGTACATTACCAAATGAAATTGCATGAAGGACTGGCTTTAATCTTATCGCTGGTGTATGACCCCATGTATCGTTCAGCTTGTGATATTGAGCTGATTAATGCCCTTGAAAATGCTGAACAACCTGCCGAAACCTATCGTCATCAGATCATTCATTCCCGCTTGGAATTACTTGCTGCTGGCATAAGGGAAAAAAGAGGATATTGCGCTTCAGGCCAATTTAATAACTTCTTTGCTTCCCTCAATATCAAGTGCTCTCCCTTGATTTTCATTGCTTCTAGCAAAGACCAACTGGAAGAGCCATTACGTGAAGGAGTCAAACGGGCTCTTATTAACCAATTCTGGCTATGTTCGTATGAACAACAATTACAGATCCTCGATTATGTCTATAAGTCAATCGAGGGAGAACAAAGTGAAGTAGGAGCTCAAAATCTTTATGAGACGATGACCACCAAAGCTATAGCATCCTTCAGTAGAGAAATGGAAACCTACTGCACGCCAGATATGCAAGCGTACCTCGTCCTTGGCAAGGACAACATTGCGCCTGAAGATAATGTTAAGCAGCGCTGGCAAGAATATTGCTGTAAACTGGCAGACCCTAGGCACAGCAAAACCCCATTTATGCCGCTAAGCGACATACTTGATAATTTTATAGGAAGGCTCACTCCCTTAATGGATTTGCATCAAGTATTATATACATCTCTTGAGGGTGTTACCGATATCAACACTCATTTCGAACGTTTGTGTAATGAGGCCATCTTAAGAATACAAGAGGGTATAAGTAAGGGCATGTTTCTTCAATCAAAAGAGGCTGCTATTCTCATAGAATTCTTTAACAAACTAAACGAATCTGATCGGCATTCCATATTGAAAAACGTTATTTTAAATTCACAGAAACATGCCACTATTGGCTATGATCCAAAAACGGGAACATCGTGGATAAAAACCCAACCGCTTATGTTGGCATTGCATCTCCATTGTCTTGAAAAACCAGAATCAGCCTTATTGCAAACTCTGAGTGATAGCTCACCAGAGTACTGGCACATGGCAGCAGATGCCATGGCCCTTGAAATCTCTAAATATCATTCTTTTAAAACATTAGAACAATTGGCAGGCGATTCTCAAAACGCCTTTATCGTGGCACTTTTGTCTGACAATCAGTTCACACTGCAAGAGCCTCTCATTAAACTGCTTATCAAGTACCTGATTGACAAAAATCAATGTGTATTGCTTTCTAATACGATTCAATCAATCAAGAATGCAAACAACGAAAAAACTAGTCATATAATAGATTTTATTGTCCATCAAGGCCTCACGCTGACAATCCAGCAAAATAAAATAGATATAATGGACGTATTGATAACGCATGATATACCTCTTGATGTACCAAGCAACTTAAGTAACAGTACGCCATTAATTGCAGCAATACAAAGTAAAAATATTGGAATGATCCGTTGTCTTGTTAATTCCAAAAAGGAAATAGGAGTAAATGCCTTGATTGGTGGTTTCACACCTATATTTTTTGCTGTTTCAACCGATAATCGCGATGTAGTTAATCTGGTAATACAAGCAAATGCTGATGTAAATTATCAGTTGAGTGAGGATGGATATTCGCCACTTATAGTCGCATGTATTAATAGCTGTTTTAATGCCGTTGAAATCCTTCTGGAGCATAGAGATTTAGCAGTTAATGCAAAAGCTAAATTGGGCTATACCGCCTTGCATTATGCTGCATTTTTTAATCGGTGCAACATAATCGATATGCTTGTTGCTGCTGGTGCTGATGCGCAGATTCAAAATGTTGCGGGTAAAACACCTTTATGCCTGGCACAGATGCGAGGACATTATGAAGCTGCTGTTTATTTGGCGGTAGTCGCAGAAGATATAAAAGCAATTAATCTTTGTAGAAATAGGCCAATAAATTTCAATATAAATAGGAGACTTGAAGGTTGTGGTATGACTCCTCTGATAGTCGCATGTAAATATAACCGTAATAAAATTGCACGAAAATTAATTAAACTAGGATGTGATCTAGACGAGAAGGATTCATGGGGAAATACGGCCGTTCATTACGCAGCAATGAATAATCGTAACTCGGTTCTTCAAAGGCTTGCAAACGCAGGAGCTAATATGGCGACTAAAAATGGTCAAGATACAACGCCCTCAGGTTTGGCGCTTTCGTATGGACATTATGAAGCTGCTGCTTATTTAGCTGTATTCGAAAATAATGCTCATCTAATAAAGGAATATAATATATTAAAAGAAACTGGACTCTTAGACATAAATTTAAATAAAATTTTAGAAAGTTATGGTATGACTCCTCTGATGGTAGCATGTATGCATAGCTGTGATAATGCTGCACAAACATTAATTGAATTAGGATATGATCTAGAAGAACGAGATTCAGTGGGAGATAGGGCTGTTCATTACGCAGCTAGATATTCCAAGAACCCTGCAATAATGGGATCATTAATTTACAAGGGAGCGCAACTAGCTGATATCGATAGCGAAGGTTTTACTCCATTAATGCGTGCGGTTATCGCGCAACATGCTGGTGTCGTTAATTGTTTAATAAATGCTAAAAATTTAAATAAAGATATTGGGTTAGATCTGCGAGATTTCGAGGGTAATACGGCCGTCAACTGGGCTGTATTGCAAAATAATTATGACATAATCAATTCATTGGTAAACGCAGGAGCTAATTTAAGCATCATAAATGGTAGCAGAGAAAGCCCACTTATGAGGGCAATTAAGTATGGTCGACCTAAGGTAGCTATGTTAATTCTGGGACAAAAAGGGGATATCGGCATCAATTTGCAAGATTCTGGAGGTTATACCGCCATGGATTATGCCATCAAAATAGAAGATTTTGACTTATGTGAGCAGTTGCTTGCTAAGGGGGCTCGTTTAAATACTTGTACATCCATAGGTAACAAAACTCCGCTTATACGTGCTTTAAAAAAGGGAAATGATCGTATCGCTCAATTACTCCTTGAATCAAAGAATGATGACCTGGCTATAGGCCAATATGATGTCCGTGGAAACAGGGCAATAGACTACGTTAAACCTGGAAGTTATCTCGAACAACTTCTTTTAAGCAAATCTAACGTAGCAGACAGAGGGAGGGGTGGATGA
- the hscA gene encoding Fe-S protein assembly chaperone HscA, with protein sequence MQPIQIQEPKTTLLNHESARPLNAVGIDLGTTHSLVAYVDSQGNPVAIADDQGRVTLPSVVSYEHANIPHVGYEAKEQLYHRKSHVVASIKRLMGKGIKDIPAIGGHLPYKIDEDDSHTKESVVRLQVGDKKVTPIEVSSVILASLKERAEKHLGHEVTQAVITVPAYFDDAARVATKDAARLAGIEVLRLLSEPTSAAVAYGLDQQEEGLYAVYDLGGGTFDFSLLHLQKGVFKVIATAGDTVLGGDDFDHQIVEYLLQSIHVSHVPSDETIRYLMAIARDAKEQLSHHVDTVVQFNYAGQSYEVVLSKALFERLIAPLVEKTLHLVRVVLIEQELDISDIHRVVLVGGSTYVPLVRESVSRMFAQEPLSSLHPEQVVAFGAAIQAHALTVGGSTLLLDVLPLSLGIETMGGLVEKLIFRNSPIPASKSQVFTTYQDGQSTLKIKVVQGEREKAANCRSLAEFTLRGIPPMHAGKARVTISFQVDADALLTVRAREEMTGIEQVVEVKPTYGLTEQEIIAILKESFAHNEQDHRQRLLIESRLEARQTIDEVEQWLGLLKNRLSVQQYEHVEEYRQCLQQTLESENRDLIVQTKNALKALVEQLVGGTHPA encoded by the coding sequence ATGCAGCCCATACAGATTCAGGAACCTAAAACAACGTTACTCAATCACGAGTCTGCACGGCCTCTAAACGCGGTCGGGATAGATCTTGGCACGACCCACTCGTTGGTTGCTTACGTTGATTCTCAAGGTAACCCGGTTGCTATTGCCGATGATCAAGGTCGTGTGACGTTACCTTCGGTCGTATCGTATGAACATGCCAATATCCCTCATGTTGGCTATGAAGCAAAAGAACAACTTTATCACCGTAAGAGCCATGTTGTTGCCTCCATTAAGCGCTTAATGGGAAAGGGTATTAAAGATATCCCCGCTATTGGCGGCCATTTGCCTTATAAAATAGATGAAGACGATTCGCATACGAAAGAGTCGGTGGTGAGGCTTCAGGTTGGCGATAAAAAAGTAACGCCGATTGAAGTGTCGTCGGTGATTTTGGCTAGTCTCAAAGAGCGGGCTGAAAAACATTTAGGCCATGAAGTGACGCAGGCCGTTATTACGGTGCCGGCTTATTTTGATGATGCGGCACGTGTGGCTACAAAAGATGCTGCCCGCTTGGCCGGAATTGAGGTGTTGAGGTTGCTTAGTGAGCCTACGTCCGCTGCTGTTGCTTATGGTTTAGACCAGCAGGAAGAGGGGCTTTATGCGGTGTATGATTTAGGTGGGGGTACGTTTGATTTTTCCCTGCTCCACTTGCAAAAAGGCGTATTTAAAGTGATTGCCACGGCTGGGGATACGGTGTTGGGTGGCGATGATTTTGATCACCAGATTGTTGAATATTTGCTTCAATCCATTCATGTAAGTCACGTTCCGTCTGATGAAACTATCCGCTATCTGATGGCCATTGCCCGTGATGCTAAAGAGCAACTTTCGCACCATGTAGATACGGTTGTGCAATTTAATTATGCCGGGCAATCGTATGAGGTTGTTCTCAGCAAGGCATTATTTGAAAGGCTCATTGCGCCGCTGGTTGAGAAAACACTGCATCTTGTGCGGGTGGTATTGATTGAGCAGGAATTGGATATAAGTGATATCCATCGTGTCGTACTCGTGGGTGGATCTACCTATGTTCCCCTTGTTAGGGAGAGTGTATCGCGGATGTTTGCCCAAGAACCTTTATCCAGTTTGCATCCTGAGCAGGTGGTAGCATTTGGCGCGGCCATTCAAGCGCACGCATTAACGGTAGGTGGTTCAACTCTGTTACTGGATGTATTGCCACTATCCCTGGGGATAGAAACCATGGGAGGACTCGTCGAAAAACTTATTTTTCGCAATAGCCCGATACCTGCATCAAAATCGCAGGTATTTACTACCTATCAGGATGGCCAGTCCACTCTTAAAATTAAAGTGGTCCAAGGTGAACGGGAAAAAGCTGCCAATTGCAGGTCACTTGCCGAATTCACCTTACGGGGCATTCCGCCGATGCACGCCGGAAAAGCCAGGGTAACGATTTCATTCCAGGTAGATGCCGATGCGTTGCTGACGGTTCGCGCCAGGGAAGAAATGACAGGGATTGAACAAGTGGTAGAAGTGAAGCCAACGTATGGTCTGACTGAACAGGAAATCATTGCCATTTTGAAAGAGTCATTTGCTCACAATGAGCAGGACCATCGGCAGCGATTGCTGATTGAATCAAGGCTTGAGGCCAGGCAGACCATTGATGAAGTAGAACAATGGCTTGGATTATTAAAGAACCGTTTATCAGTTCAGCAGTATGAACACGTTGAAGAATATAGACAATGCCTTCAACAAACCTTGGAAAGCGAAAATCGTGATCTGATTGTGCAAACAAAAAATGCATTAAAAGCGTTAGTTGAGCAATTGGTTGGTGGGACACACCCTGCTTAA
- the hscB gene encoding Fe-S protein assembly co-chaperone HscB: protein MVNHSVFNQQEICWNCRRSLTAEAAQCSQCKIFIDPQACSYFELLDVPETFDVDSQVLEKHYLEIQQRVHPDQFANRSASDKERSLDYITHVNDAYFILSSPIKRAIHLLNRFGVWMDNDELAISKNPALLMEVMELREAVAEAKDFAGLNQLIIDLKQKEKKLEQALHDAFSSKNWAEAAKETLTLQYISKIVKDARQQLIKHMS, encoded by the coding sequence GTGGTGAATCATTCAGTGTTTAATCAGCAAGAAATCTGTTGGAATTGTCGAAGATCCTTGACAGCAGAGGCAGCTCAATGTTCACAGTGCAAGATCTTTATCGATCCGCAGGCTTGTTCTTATTTTGAATTATTAGATGTTCCTGAAACCTTTGATGTTGATAGTCAGGTCCTTGAAAAACATTATCTAGAGATTCAGCAGCGAGTTCATCCCGACCAATTTGCTAACCGCTCCGCCTCTGATAAAGAGCGTTCGCTTGATTACATTACGCATGTCAATGATGCTTATTTCATCCTTTCTTCTCCCATCAAACGTGCGATCCATTTACTGAATCGTTTTGGCGTATGGATGGATAATGATGAATTGGCAATCAGCAAAAATCCGGCGTTATTAATGGAAGTCATGGAATTACGGGAAGCCGTTGCAGAAGCAAAGGATTTTGCAGGCCTCAATCAATTAATCATTGATTTAAAACAGAAAGAAAAAAAATTAGAACAGGCATTACACGACGCATTCTCCAGTAAAAACTGGGCTGAAGCAGCCAAGGAGACTCTTACGCTTCAATATATCAGTAAGATTGTCAAGGATGCCAGGCAGCAATTGATAAAACACATGTCATAG
- a CDS encoding iron-sulfur cluster assembly accessory protein, whose amino-acid sequence MRQIMTITEAAAKQVQNLIDSRGKPTYGVRVGVDKGGCSGLSYKLEFVDEKQSFDEEVTYQFSNEESAIHVLIDPKAVMYLIGTQMDYVEEQMKSGFTFKNPNEKARCGCGESFSV is encoded by the coding sequence ATGCGGCAAATCATGACTATCACCGAAGCGGCAGCCAAACAGGTGCAAAACCTGATTGATTCACGCGGCAAACCTACCTATGGGGTACGTGTTGGCGTGGATAAGGGTGGCTGTTCTGGACTTAGTTATAAATTAGAATTTGTTGACGAAAAACAATCGTTTGATGAAGAGGTAACCTACCAGTTTTCTAATGAAGAAAGTGCGATCCATGTATTGATAGATCCCAAGGCTGTTATGTATTTAATTGGCACGCAGATGGATTATGTTGAAGAGCAAATGAAGTCGGGCTTTACCTTTAAAAATCCTAATGAAAAGGCGAGGTGCGGTTGTGGTGAATCATTCAGTGTTTAA
- the iscU gene encoding Fe-S cluster assembly scaffold IscU: MAYSKALEDHYEHPRNVGSLDKTQKNVGTGLVGAPACGDVMKLQIEVDNNGIITDAKFKTFGCGSAIASSSLATEMIKGKTIEQASQLKNTDIVEALDLPPVKIHCSMLAEDAVKAALQDFKNKQDA, from the coding sequence ATGGCCTACAGTAAAGCACTTGAAGATCATTACGAACATCCCAGAAATGTGGGATCACTTGATAAAACACAGAAGAATGTTGGCACCGGCTTAGTTGGAGCACCTGCTTGTGGCGATGTGATGAAGCTGCAAATTGAAGTCGATAATAATGGTATTATTACGGATGCCAAATTTAAAACATTTGGTTGTGGTTCGGCAATCGCGTCCAGTTCACTGGCAACCGAAATGATCAAAGGCAAAACCATTGAACAGGCTTCACAATTGAAAAATACCGATATTGTTGAAGCGCTTGATTTGCCACCGGTAAAGATCCATTGTTCAATGCTGGCGGAAGACGCGGTCAAAGCTGCGTTACAGGATTTCAAAAATAAACAGGATGCGTAA